Below is a genomic region from Burkholderia pyrrocinia.
GCGCAGCACCGTTTCGTACACATGGTCGCTGACCGGCTTGCCTTCGAGGAAATCGTCGATCTCGTCGTAGCTGACGCCGTATGCGTGCTCGTCGGGGCGCAGCGGGCGCAGTTCCTCGAGGTCGGCCGTCGGCACCTTCATCACGATCGATTCCTCGCCGCCGAGCGCGCGGGCAACCGCGCGTACGCGGCGCTTGCTCAGGCCCGCGAGCGGCAGGATGTCCGCGCCGCCGTCGCCGAACTTCGTGAAGAAACCCATCAGCGATTCGGCTGCGTGATCGGTGCCGATCACGATGCCGCGCCGCGCGCCGGCCACCGCGTATTGCGCGATCATGCGCTCGCGCGCCTTGATGTTGCCGTGCACGAAATCCTGTTGCGCGGGCGTGTCGAACGCATGGCCGGAGGCGACCAGCGACGCGAGCATCGCATCGGCAGCCGGCTTCACGTCGACGGTCAGTTCCTCGTCCGCGCGCACGAACGCGAGCGCGCGCTGTGCATCGGCTTCGTCGTTCTGCACGCCGTTCGGCAAACGCATCGCGATGAAGCGCGCATCGTAGCCGTCGGCGCGCAGGCGTTCGACCGACAGTTGCGCGAGCCGCCCGGCCGTCGATGAATCGACGCCGCCGCTGATGCCGAGCACGTAGGTCCGCAGGCCGGTCGAACGAAGGTATTGCGCGAGGAAATCGACGCGGCGGGCGATCTCGGCCTCGGCGTCGAAGTGCGGGGCGACGTTCAGTTCGGCAATGATCGCGCGTTGGCGGCTGGCGTAATCGGCGGATGTCATGAAGGTAGTTCCGGAACGAAATGCAAGGCGCCCATCATAAGCGCAATCGCGGCGGGGCGCCGCGCCGGGCGTGCGATCCGGCCGTCTCGCGTTGCTTCGGCGAGACGCGCTGCCTCGCGGTGGTGCACGGTGCGCCGGGCGGGTGCAGGATGCCGCGGGAAGGGCGTTCGTGACGCAGGTCTCGATGAGCTTGTCGGCATGCGTCGGCGCGGCCGCACGACCGCACGACCGCACATGTGCGCGTGCGTCAGCGCCGCGCGAGCACGACGCCCGCCAGCGCGAGCGCGAAGCCGAATAGCTGGATCGCCGCGAGCGTCTCGCCGAACAGCAGGTAGCCCTGCAACGCGGCAAGCGGCGGCGCGAGAAACAGCAGCGACGTCGCGCGCGCCGCGTTGCCGCGCCGCAGCATCCACATCAGCATCGTGACCGCGCCGCCGGACAGGAACACGACGCCCCACACGAGCGACACCCACAGCGCCGGCGCGCCGATCCAGCGCGTTTCATGCAGCAGCACGACGAAGATCGCCGCGACGATCGCCGCGCCGAAGTTCTGCACGGCGACCGCGGTGCGCAGGTCGCTCTGCGCGAGCTTGCCTTTCTGGTACAGCGAACCGGCGGTGATCGATCCGACCGCGAGCACCGACACGGCAACGACGAACCACGCAGGCGCCGCGCCCGGCGGCGGCGCGACGCCGCCCGCGACCTTCGGCGCCAGCACGAGCACGACGCCGGCGAGCCCGAGCGCCATCCCGAACCAGCCGCGCGTGGGCAGGCGCTCGTTGAACAGCGGGACGGCGAGCACGGCGGTGGCGAGCGGCTGCAGCGCGCCGAGCAGCGCCATGACGCCCGCGTTCAGCCCTTGCGCGACGGCCCAGTAGCTCGCGCCGAGATAGACGCCCTGCAGCAGCGCGCCCGCAATCAGGTGGCGCGGCCACTCGCGGCGGGCCGGCCACGGCGCGCGCGCGACGAGCGCCACCGCGCCGAACAGCGCGGCCGTGCCCGCGAAACGCGCGAGCAGGAACAGGTTGGGATCGGCGTAGGGCTTGATTGCCCGTGCAACGATGAAGCCGGTGGACCACAGCGCGACGAAAGCGGCGGCGACGATCGAGGTAAGCATGCAAGGCGGGCCGCGATGCGGCCGGACGGAATCGTAAAGTCGGCCAGTATCGGGGGAAGCGGCGCCGGCGTCTTGTCGAATCCTGCACTCGGGCCGCGCATCGTGTGAATGCGCCGGCGCTCGTTGCGTGCCGGGCGTCCGGCTTCCGGTGCGGGCCGGCTATCGACCGGTGCAGGCGGGGCGCGGACGGGAAGGGCGCCGCACCGCACGCGGTGCGGGCAAGCGCGAAGCTGCGGAGATCAGTCGATCGAGAACGTGTCGAGCGGCTGGTTGGCGCGCGCGTCGGTCGCGAAGCGTGCGGCGAGCTGCTCGTAGAGCCGGCGGGCCTCGTCGAGCGTCAGGTCGATCCAGTACGGATCGCCGGCCGCATCGTTGAGTCGTTCGGGCGGAAACTGGATTTCGATCACGCTGCCTTTGCGATACATTGTGCGGGCCCCTTTGCCTGGTCTGTCGTTTGAGGAAGCGCAAAGTGTAGCAACCGGCACCGCGCCGATTCGCGCGCACCAGGCAATACAGAATTTCGCTTTCGGGGAATGCGGCCGGCCGCGTTACGCGCCACGGTCAAATGGCGGTCAAACGGCCGTAATACAATGGCCGGCTTACCCATTACCAGTCGCCTCGGGCGCACACGCGATGCTGGCGGAACAACGTCATCAATACATCCTGTCGGAGCTCGGACGGTCGGGCGCGTTGTCGGTCGCGGAGCTCGTGCGCTCGCTCGACGTGTCGCGCGAGACCGTGCGGCGCGACCTGAACGCGCTCGCCGCGCGCGGCCTGCTCGTGATGACGCATGGCGGCGCGCTGGCCGCCGACCGCCGCGAACCGAGCCTGTCCGAGCGCGAAGCCGCGAACGCCGAAGCGAAGCGCACGATCGGGCGGCGCGCGGCCGAATTCGTGCCCGACGACGCATCGGTGCTGATCGATTCGGGCAGCACGCCGCATGCGGTCGCGCTCGCGCTCGCCGACCGGCACCGGCTGTCGATCTACACGAACGACTGGCGCACCGCGTTCGTGCTCGCGCGGCGCAACGGCAACCGCGTGACGCTGCTCGGCGGCGAGCTG
It encodes:
- a CDS encoding DMT family transporter, whose amino-acid sequence is MLTSIVAAAFVALWSTGFIVARAIKPYADPNLFLLARFAGTAALFGAVALVARAPWPARREWPRHLIAGALLQGVYLGASYWAVAQGLNAGVMALLGALQPLATAVLAVPLFNERLPTRGWFGMALGLAGVVLVLAPKVAGGVAPPPGAAPAWFVVAVSVLAVGSITAGSLYQKGKLAQSDLRTAVAVQNFGAAIVAAIFVVLLHETRWIGAPALWVSLVWGVVFLSGGAVTMLMWMLRRGNAARATSLLFLAPPLAALQGYLLFGETLAAIQLFGFALALAGVVLARR
- the nadE gene encoding ammonia-dependent NAD(+) synthetase, producing MTSADYASRQRAIIAELNVAPHFDAEAEIARRVDFLAQYLRSTGLRTYVLGISGGVDSSTAGRLAQLSVERLRADGYDARFIAMRLPNGVQNDEADAQRALAFVRADEELTVDVKPAADAMLASLVASGHAFDTPAQQDFVHGNIKARERMIAQYAVAGARRGIVIGTDHAAESLMGFFTKFGDGGADILPLAGLSKRRVRAVARALGGEESIVMKVPTADLEELRPLRPDEHAYGVSYDEIDDFLEGKPVSDHVYETVLRFYDGSRHKRALPYTPFDWPTAQAGR
- a CDS encoding DeoR/GlpR family DNA-binding transcription regulator, producing MLAEQRHQYILSELGRSGALSVAELVRSLDVSRETVRRDLNALAARGLLVMTHGGALAADRREPSLSEREAANAEAKRTIGRRAAEFVPDDASVLIDSGSTPHAVALALADRHRLSIYTNDWRTAFVLARRNGNRVTLLGGELSDDEDATFGLDTIHQLAQYHVDFAFVGAGGITPDGECTDYSRIAAEVRSRMIAAAGTAVIVADHSKFGRVTPVRINGASAARYLVTERAPDKAVRRALTARGIELLVCD